A genomic stretch from Triplophysa dalaica isolate WHDGS20190420 chromosome 4, ASM1584641v1, whole genome shotgun sequence includes:
- the si:ch211-284e13.4 gene encoding insulin receptor substrate 1-B, whose product MENQAAMEQQSYEDVRKSGYLRKQKSMHRRFFVLRAASEQGPARLEYYENEKKFRSKSPVPKKAVNLDSCFNINKRADSKNKYMIVLYTRGESFTIAADTEDVQNEWYQAMLDLQCKCKTPDDCGSGGDCGLPSPGPAFKEVWQVKVWPKGLGQARNLVGIYRLCLTDKTVNFVKLNSDVAAVVLQLMNVRRCGHSENFFFIEVGRSAMTGPGEFWMQVEDSVVAQNMHETLLEAMKALSEEFRQRSKSQTVGVSCGGGTASNPISVPSRRHHPNLPPSQVGFSRRARTETPGVPHSTNTSPTPRQGFSRSRTASIGARTENGGGRITALSTSPSLNGSSCSTTPTLRPKPTRAPTPAKITLSLARYTPNPAPSPAPSLSSSSGHGSECGLSGAPFGTVPICTYARIPQRVSMSGSPSDYGSSDEYGSSPGEHSLLTAGIPAALVEGGASYILMGHREGSHKRAHGRRVFRRSSNRECEAERRLLSKRASLPPTIAQEHLVPCGQEEEDEEDYAVMSRSASRESFTSRRGSGGLATTSLVQETSADKGVSTKGGPVDSSIDCGYMSMLPGVSAPPASLSFSVSGLDAASKGGDEYMAMTPNNSVSPPQHIRLPISEGYMMMSPNSSCSPDLHGMSGCIWSSRGSMESRAGSDYMNMSPISARSACSTPPSHPEQQPLQPKMVYSYFSLPRSYKHTTLSTRFEEDLDKACIGRGEARRKTVHSGYPCGGDMPVGSGGGCQLSLSSSSFSSSSASSESLEDRSLSVSVGGIGRASRLVTGHRVGGPHPKVPTQHHHQQRCGPGIQKQGHLPKRKDKSFFVDMSKANTLPRVRETLLPTASQSPGEYVSIVYQGERGGHNNERSTADPGNSIAQGNQAFHRSQSCKGATANLPRSFSAPISTSISLSSEYVNMDLGNSYSSLTPLSSFKPAQKVREDLTRASKMEQKVETGLRKSNVTSSADVAANPFTDYTEMKFGLATDNASKSPKHGQTPQPSSMEQEHNMNFSSPKAFSNVDQGARVVRPESSARRRHRSETFMAPSTLPLSPSASPSFPETQHGAPPRQQGLDNNLRASGRSTSPQCPSPGAAALPGTQSSPVSPEQGLNYIDLDLVSRENSQTTGDGPSGPLSFFSSVGGGGLSGGLGGAGGNTTSSINTYASIDFIKSEEMRVHQNSRKDSKD is encoded by the exons CGAATATTATGAAAACGAGAAGAAATTTCGAAGCAAGTCACCGGTCCCAAAGAAAGCGGTGAACCTGGACTCCTGCTTCAACATCAACAAGCGGGCAGATTCAAAGAACAAGTACATGATAGTGTTGTATACCCGCGGGGAGAGCTTTACCATAGCCGCAGACACCGAGGACGTCCAAAACGAATGGTACCAGGCCATGCTGGATctacaatgtaaat GTAAAACTCCTGATGACTGTGGAAGTGGAGGAGACTGTGGACTGCCTTCCCCAGGCCCTGCTTTTAAGGAGGTCTGGCAGGTTAAAGTGTGGCCTAAAGGTTTGGGCCAAGCTAGAAATCTAGTTGGCATCTATCGACTTTGCTTGACAGACAAAACAGTCAACTTTGTCAAGCTGAACTCGGATGTTGCAGCTGTGGTCCTCCAGCTAATGAATGTGCGACGCTGCGGCCACTCAGAGAACTTCTTTTTCATTGAAGTGGGTCGTTCGGCCATGACGGGTCCTGGAGAATTCTGGATGCAAGTTGAGGACTCAGTGGTAGCACAGAACATGCATGAGACCCTGCTTGAGGCTATGAAGGCTCTGAGTGAAGAGTTCCGTCAAAGAAGCAAATCCCAAACTGTTGGTGTTAGTTGTGGTGGAGGAACTGCCTCTAACCCTATCAGTGTACCATCTAGGCGGCACCACCCAAATCTGCCGCCCTCCCAGGTTGGTTTTTCCAGACGTGCTAGAACAGAAACCCCTGGCGTACCTCATAGCACCAACACTTCTCCAACTCCGCGGCAAGGATTTTCCAGGTCACGGACAGCCAGTATTGGGGCTCGAACAGAGAATGGAGGCGGCAGAATAACAGCACTTAGCACAAGCCCGAGTCTCAATGGGTCCTCCTGCTCAACTACCCCAACCCTGAGACCTAAACCCACACGAGCACCCACTCCAGCCAAAATAACCCTAAGCCTTGCACGGTACACGCCTAACCCTGCCCCTTCTCCTGCCCCCAGCCTGTCTTCTAGCTCTGGCCATGGATCAGAATGTGGGTTGAGTGGAGCTCCCTTTGGAACAGTTCCAATCTGCACGTATGCTAGAATCCCTCAGAGAGTGTCCATGTCGGGATCACCCAGTGATTATGGTTCTTCTGATGAATATGGCTCCAGTCCTGGTGAACACTCCTTACTGACTGCTGGGATTCCTGCAGCCCTTGTTGAAGGTGGAGCTAGTTATATCCTGATGGGACATCGAGAAGGTTCTCACAAACGTGCTCATGGACGCAGAGTTTTTCGTCGATCATCTAATCGTGAATGTGAGGCTGAGCGCAGGCTTCTTAGCAAGCGAGCTTCCTTACCACCTACTATTGCCCAGGAGCACTTGGTCCCTTGCGGTCAagaagaggaggatgaagaagaCTATGCAGTGATGTCACGCAGTGCAAGTAGAGAGTCTTTCACGTCACGCCGGGGCTCAGGGGGTTTAGCTACAACATCTTTAGTGCAGGAAACTTCAGCAGATAAAGGTGTTAGTACTAAAGGCGGTCCTGTGGACTCCTCAATTGACTGTGGCTACATGTCTATGTTACCAGGTGTTTCGGCTCCTCCTGCTTCATTGTCATTTTCTGTCTCGGGTTTAGATGCAGCGTCAAAGGGTGGAGATGAATACATGGCCATGACCCCCAACAACAGTGTTTCACCCCCTCAGCACATCCGCCTACCCATCAGTGAAGGGTATATGATGATGTCTCCTAACAGTAGTTGTTCACCTGATTTACACGGCATGAGTGGGTGCATTTGGAGTAGCAGGGGGAGCATGGAGAGTCGGGCGGGCAGTGACTATATGAACATGTCACCTATAAGTGCCAGGTCAGCTTGCAGTACACCTCCATCACACCCAGAGCAGCAACCACTGCAGCCAAAGAtggtctattcttatttttctcTGCCACGTTCATACAAACACACCACCCTTTCGACCCGGTTTGAAGAAGATTTGGACAAGGCTTGTATTGGTAGAGGTGAAGCTAGAAGAAAGACTGTACATAGTGGTTACCCTTGCGGAGGGGACATGCCTGTGGGCTCAGGTGGTGGTTGCCAACTTTCTCTGTCCTCATCTTCATTCTCCTCTAGTTCAGCTAGCAGCGAAAGCCTTGAAGACAGGTCTTTATCTGTGTCTGTAGGTGGCATAGGACGAGCAAGTAGGTTGGTCACAGGACACAGGGTAGGAGGACCTCATCCTAAGGTCCCAACCCAGCACCATCACCAACAGAGATGTGGACCAGGTATTCAGAAACAGGGTCACTTGCCAAAAAGAAAAGACAAGTCCTTTTTCGTGGATATGTCCAAAGCTAACACGCTGCCCAGAGTCAGGGAAACTTTGCTGCCAACAGCATCCCAGAGCCCTGGAGAGTATGTAAGCATTGTTTACCAGGGTGAGCGAGGAGGCCATAACAATGAAAGAAGTACAGCTGACCCAGGAAACTCCATTGCACAAGGAAATCAAGCTTTTCACCGATCACAGTCATGTAAGGGTGCAACTGCCAACCTTCCTCGAAGCTTTTCAGCACCCATTTCCACCTCCATTTCTCTATCTTCTGAATATGTGAACATGGACTTAGGTAACTCCTATTCTTCTCTCACTCCCCTCTCTTCATTCAAACCGGCCCAAAAAGTCAGAGAGGATCTCACAAGAGCTTCTAAAATGGAACAAAAAGTAGAAACAGGACTCAGGAAGAGCAATGTTACCTCATCTGCAGATGTGGCTGCTAATCCTTTCACAGACTATACAGAGATGAAATTTGGATTGGCTACAGATAACGCATCGAAGTCTCCGAAACACGGCCAAACGCCTCAGCCCTCCTCCATGGAACAGGAACATAACATGAATTTCTCTTCACCCAAGGCTTTTTCAAATGTGGATCAGGGAGCTCGAGTTGTCAGGCCAGAATCATCAGCAAGAAGACGTCACCGCTCAGAGACATTTATGGCCCCTTCAACTCTACCCCTCTCGCCCTCTGCTTCCCCTTCTTTTCCTGAAACACAACATGGTGCTCCCCCTCGACAACAGGGACTAGACAATAACCTCCGAGCCAGTGGTCGGTCAACCTCTCCACAGTGTCCCAGCCCCGGAGCAGCAGCTCTACCTGGTACCCAGAGTTCGCCCGTATCCCCGGAGCAAGGCCTAAACTACATTGATTTAGACTTGGTCAGTAGGGAGAACTCTCAAACCACTGGAGATGGACCCTCTGGCCCTCTCTCATTTTTCTCTTCTGTGGGAGGAGGAGGGTTGTCCGGGGGATTGGGTGGAGCAGGTGGAAACACCACCTCCAGTATTAACACATATGCCAGCATTGATTTTATCAAGTCAGAAGAAATGAGAGTCCACCAAAACAGCAGGAAGGATAGTAAAG ATTGA